One part of the Glycine soja cultivar W05 chromosome 11, ASM419377v2, whole genome shotgun sequence genome encodes these proteins:
- the LOC114376690 gene encoding E3 ubiquitin-protein ligase RDUF2-like, which produces MNLETQPGTASYWCYSCTRFVHLSVQSTIACPHCQSGFVEEIRAGAGAEASPRHRLSPFPDDPLLLRRQGFRRRRREASGNRSPFNPVIVLRGPGDDSAAADHDGVSTFELFYDDGDGTGLRPLPPTMSELLLGSGFDRLLEQFAQIEMNGFGRPENPPASKAAIESMPTVEIGETHVETEAHCAVCKEAFELHAEARELPCKHIYHSDCILPWLSMRNSCPVCRHELPSDLETRVPSQIDEETIGLTIWRLPGGGFAVGRFSGGRRTGESHFPVVYTEMDGGLNTNGGAPRRISRSVRSNRVRESRGFGRVISNFFSFFGRIGSRNSSSGHGSVSRSRSHVSSIFNRSSRRHSRTWVMDD; this is translated from the coding sequence ATGAATTTGGAAACGCAACCAGGAACGGCGTCGTATTGGTGCTACAGCTGCACCCGTTTCGTGCACCTCTCTGTCCAAAGCACCATCGCCTGCCCCCACTGTCAAAGCGGTTTCGTCGAAGAGATCCGTGCCGGCGCCGGAGCCGAAGCCTCGCCACGCCATCGACTAAGTCCTTTCCCCGATGATCCTCTTTTGCTCCGGCGACAGGGCTTCCGCCGCCGTAGGAGAGAAGCTTCCGGCAACCGCTCCCCGTTCAACCCCGTTATCGTCCTCCGCGGCCCCGGCGACGACTCCGCCGCCGCCGACCACGACGGCGTCAGCACGTTCGAGCTCTTCTACGACGACGGCGACGGCACCGGCCTCCGCCCTCTTCCTCCCACCATGTCGGAGTTGCTCCTCGGCTCTGGCTTTGACAGACTTCTCGAACAGTTCGCGCAGATCGAGATGAACGGATTCGGGCGGCCGGAGAATCCGCCGGCGTCAAAGGCGGCGATCGAGTCCATGCCGACGGTCGAGATCGGAGAAACGCACGTGGAAACCGAAGCGCACTGCGCCGTGTGCAAAGAAGCGTTTGAGCTGCACGCGGAGGCGCGTGAGTTACCGTGCAAGCACATCTACCACTCCGATTGCATCCTCCCGTGGCTCTCGATGCGGAATTCGTGCCCGGTGTGCCGCCACGAGCTTCCTTCCGATTTGGAAACTAGGGTTCCCAGCCAGATCGACGAGGAGACGATAGGGTTAACGATTTGGAGGCTTCCCGGCGGCGGATTCGCCGTGGGGAGATTCTCCGGCGGCCGGAGAACAGGCGAGAGTCATTTCCCGGTGGTGTACACGGAGATGGACGGTGGACTGAACACGAACGGTGGTGCTCCTAGGAGAATTTCTCGTTCTGTTAGAAGCAATAGGGTTAGGGAAAGTCGAGGGTTTGGTAGAGTTATTAgcaatttcttttcattctttggAAGAATTGGTTCTAGAAACTCTTCTTCTGGACATGGGTCTGTAAGTAGAAGCCGTAGTCACGTGAGTTCAATCTTCAATAGAAGCTCGCGGAGACATAGCAGGACTTGGGTTATGGATGATTAA